From Canis lupus dingo isolate Sandy chromosome 24, ASM325472v2, whole genome shotgun sequence, a single genomic window includes:
- the LOC112673386 gene encoding CMP-N-acetylneuraminate-beta-galactosamide-alpha-2,3-sialyltransferase 2-like isoform X1: MRAQYLKWGLVAACIVTLWLMMMNFLDQEFKQNDFPKKTRIQLCHCPRNSFRKCRCSFEIRKCSACLRVRGTSVWFDERFETAIEPVQRPEDPISSDALILWLGVQSKREFETQKPIEEPPGQPLGYVESSCRTCAVVGNSRCLRGSGHGFRINQNDMVLRMNQAPVQGFEMDVGNTTTMRIMYPDMASTQNPGTKLLLLPLNSSGLKWFMEVLQEQSFRKPINPGFQIVQFPGGSNTSKDEVLVISLTFLQYIQDHWLRKRHRFPSLGFVGLLYALHTCDQVSLFGFGTDQLMRWSHYWDDKYRFESNMHSFKEEQKLILQLQCEGKIVIYS, from the exons ATGAGGGCTCAATACTTGAAGTGGGGTCTGGTAGCTGCCTGTATAGTTACGTTATGGCTGATGATGATGAACTTCCTGGACCAGGAGTTCAAACAGAATGACTTCCCTAAAAAGACAAGAATACAATTATGCCACTGCCCCAGGAACTCTTTCAGAAAGTGTAGGTGTTCGTTTGAGATCCGCAAGTGCTCTGCCTGCCTCCGCGTACGTGGAACGTCTGTCTGGTTTGATGAACGCTTCGAAACGGCTATTGAGCCTGTGCAGAGACCAGAAGATCCCATATCCTCTGATGCTCTGATATTGTGGTTG GGTGTCCAATCAAAGAGGGAGTTTGAGACTCAGAAGCCAATAGAAGAGCCTCCTGGGCAACCACTGGGCTACGTGGAGTCCAGTTGTCGGACCTGTGCAGTGGTTGGAAACTCAAGGTGCCTACGGGGCTCTGGCCATGGATTCAGGATTAACCAAAATGACATGGTCCTCAG GATGAACCAGGCCCCCGTCCAAGGATTTGAGATGGATGTGGGGAACACAACCACCATGCGCATAATGTACCCCGATATGGCTAGCACGCAGAATCCTGGCACCAAATTGCTGCTGCTTCCTCTGAATTCATCTGGTCTAAAGTGGTTTATGGAAGTACTACAGGAACAGAGCTTCAGAAAGCCCATAAACCCTGG ATTTCAGATAGTCCAGTTTCCTGGTGGAAGTAACACGAGCAAAGACGAG GTCTTGGTGATCAGCCTCACCTTTCTTCAGTACATCCAGGATCATTGGCTGCGAAAACGTCATCGTTTTCCATCCTTGGGGTTTGTGGGTCTGTTATATGCCCTGCACACTTGTGACCAG GTATCCTTATTTGGTTTTGGGACAGATCAGCTCATGAGGTGGTCCCATTACTGGGATGATAAATATCGGTTCGAGAGTAACATGCACAGTTTCAAAGAAGAGCAGAAGCTCATCCTCCAGCTGCAATGTGAGGGGAAGATTGTTATCTACAGCTGA
- the LOC112673386 gene encoding CMP-N-acetylneuraminate-beta-galactosamide-alpha-2,3-sialyltransferase 2-like isoform X2, whose amino-acid sequence MVLRMNQAPVQGFEMDVGNTTTMRIMYPDMASTQNPGTKLLLLPLNSSGLKWFMEVLQEQSFRKPINPGFQIVQFPGGSNTSKDEVLVISLTFLQYIQDHWLRKRHRFPSLGFVGLLYALHTCDQVSLFGFGTDQLMRWSHYWDDKYRFESNMHSFKEEQKLILQLQCEGKIVIYS is encoded by the exons ATGGTCCTCAG GATGAACCAGGCCCCCGTCCAAGGATTTGAGATGGATGTGGGGAACACAACCACCATGCGCATAATGTACCCCGATATGGCTAGCACGCAGAATCCTGGCACCAAATTGCTGCTGCTTCCTCTGAATTCATCTGGTCTAAAGTGGTTTATGGAAGTACTACAGGAACAGAGCTTCAGAAAGCCCATAAACCCTGG ATTTCAGATAGTCCAGTTTCCTGGTGGAAGTAACACGAGCAAAGACGAG GTCTTGGTGATCAGCCTCACCTTTCTTCAGTACATCCAGGATCATTGGCTGCGAAAACGTCATCGTTTTCCATCCTTGGGGTTTGTGGGTCTGTTATATGCCCTGCACACTTGTGACCAG GTATCCTTATTTGGTTTTGGGACAGATCAGCTCATGAGGTGGTCCCATTACTGGGATGATAAATATCGGTTCGAGAGTAACATGCACAGTTTCAAAGAAGAGCAGAAGCTCATCCTCCAGCTGCAATGTGAGGGGAAGATTGTTATCTACAGCTGA